GCTGGTTCAGGTTGAACATGAATATacgcagcaggtcaagcaggCCACTGTGGAGATAGGAACAAACTTAATGTCCCAGGTATCATATCCTTATTATTTCCCTCTCATGCACAGAATTAGCTCCCCTTCAAATGCAGTTTCCGGTGGTAATTGAACCAGAGACCAACCCACCCCTTTTCATTTCCACCCTTGGTCCTCTTGCTTTCAACGGGGAAGATTTTGGCACACCCATTCTGGGCCCAAGATCAAGATTGGATGGGCTTCCTGGATGAGCTGcaatcttcccccaccccacagtCCCAGGAGCAGGGGAATCTTCACTTGGACACATGGTCTAAGAGGTCAAGGTAGAGACTACGTACACTGGGACTCAACGGccctctctgtaactagattctggacttcctaatggaaagaccacagtgtgGCCTGGCTGGTGGCAGAGCGTTGAGcgctctgctgaccactggcgcacctcagggctgagttCTCAGCCCACCCTTGTTCACCCCCCCGACCCACGACGACAttgctagatccagctccaacactgTCATCAGGTTtacagatgacacgacagtagttggccttgtcagcaacaatgatgagtcgcactacagagaagaggtggaaactcTCGTGAGATGGCACAAGGGTAACAACCCGCatctcaatgtgaacaagatgaaggagatgatcgtggattcaggaggaccaggaaccaccaccctccactatacgtcaacaactctgtagtggagagagtggagacaccaagttccttggagttcacttaaccagtgaccaacttaacatctcctcccttgtcaggaaggtgcaacagcgactacacttcctgagaagactgaagtgggcgagGTTACCAGCCATCATTACGCCAAccttctattgagagcatcctgtccggctgcatcacagtgcggggATGGTCcctgcagagaaattgatcggAGGCCAATCCccaggaccataagtgtggcagtgaggatcactggggtcacccccccccccccaatggacaggatttactggaatcattgtctgataagggtgcacaaaatcgttgaggatcccttccagcccacacacGGCTGCAACCGTgggggaagagatataggaggatcagttatttgtatagatgaaatacttgtcctacatctATACTGTTTGTCCGtctgtgtgttacatctggtagtgtgttttgcactgaggaccagagaacgctattttgtcgggttgtacttgtacaattggatgagaaTAAACTGACTTGAgagagggtgtgaagaggtggcCCTTATACTGGGAATGAGATGGCAGGGAGAGCTGGTGGGGAAGTCGGAGCAGTTCTCCTGGCCTGTAAACAAGGATCCTTCATGCCTCTGTGAGTTAACCTGCTCCAAAGTCCAACAGCCAAGTCTTCTTCCCGGAAATAACAGGACCTTTTGCTTTGAACAGAAAATGGCGGAGAGCTTGGGCCACAACATAGCTGCTGAGTTCACCTCCCTGCATCAGTTCCTCAACGACGAGGAGCAGCAGATGAAGGGGAGGCTGAGGGAAGATGTGGAGAAGATCTCACATCAACTGAGGGAAAACCTGCAGAGGATCACCGAGAAGCGGGCGTCCATCGAGTGCACCATCGTGGAGATCCAGGAGCGGCTGAACGTGCAGGAGACGGCCTTCCTCGCGGTAGGTCCTCGCTACCAGCACTGCCACCACGCCACAGCGACCACACAGGCCGGTGAATGGGCGGCCCCCGGGTCTAGAGTCCAAGAGGGGTCAGTGGGATCCATCCCAACAGCATGGGGTGTGTCCCAACAGCATGGGGTGCGTCTCAGACATTTCAGGGGGTCCCTGAGAGAACATTGGTTCCTAACAGAATACAGGGTCCAAGAGAGAGTAGTGGAGTCCCAGAGAGGACGGGGGTCCCAGAGAGAACAGTGGGATCTGTCCTGGGTTTCTTGGGGCAACAGGGTTAACATCTCagtcagtgcaacactgttacagcactgacccttgagttcaaatcctgcgctgtctgtaaggagtttgtacggtctccccgtgtccccaggggctccggtttacaccctctgttcaaaatgtaccacgggtgtaggttaattgggtgaaattgggcagcaggggctcgtgggccaaagggccagttaccgtgctgtacgtctgcattaatattaaattaatatgccCTAGGGAAGTGTGGGATCAATCCCTGAGTGCACTTTGGAATCACTCTCAGAGGGAAAAGAAGGATCAATCATGGACTTCCCGGGGGGATCTACCGCCAGAGGGAACAGAGGGACATTCTCAACATCAACCAGTGATGGACAGCTAAACCTGAATGCCTGACCACCACAAATCCAGCCCTACTAACCCTTGGGGGAGTAGGGTttcactgcccctccctcacGTGGAACCGCAGAACTGCCATGACAATGTTTTCTGGGAGGAATCTGAACCTGACTTTCCCTCTTGCTCCCTCCCCACGAGTTCACTGAACTGGCGTTCTCGGCTGTCAGCCAGCTCTGGGCACATGCTGGGGTTCATCCAGGATAAGGGATGTGTCCGGGGATGCCTGTCATTATTGTGTGTGAAATGattactttctctctttctttttaatgctTTATGCCTGCAGGACGTTAAGTCCCTGATCGAGAGGTAGGTGTTTTTCCCCAAAATCCTGGTTTGTGTTGTCATAATGTCTAATTGTGTTGTCATGTGGAATGGAAAAGAGAGGGGATTTGAAAAATGTAGTTAGAGTAGCTCGTGGTGGGAGACAATGCCTGCAGGTTTGATCACAGccgccctccctctcttcccttggAGAAAAACTCCACCTTCTTCGTTCTGTCTTGTTGCTCATTGGAATAATGGTGAACGTTAGCCTCCCTGTTCTTCATTAAAAGAATGTACCCAGCAGAATTGGGTGGAGTAGAGGGCGTACTAACTGAGTCTACAAAGGGACAtcagaactaggagcaggagttggccatctggcctgtcgagccctGCTCCGCcagtcaatgagatcatggctgatctgatgataggctgatctccacccacctgccttttccccacatcccttcatTCCCCGACAATGCAAcatggtcttaaatatatttactgaggtcgcctccactgcttcaaagggcagcgaattccacagattccccaccctctgggaaaagcagttcctcctcatctcctcatccctggatcttgaggctgtgccccctagttctggtctcccccaccaaaagGAACAACTTGcccacctctatcttatctatgcctctcataatgtcTTTGcgtttctataaaatccccctcactcttctaaatcccagcgagaacagtcccagatgactcaatctctccccaAAGGCCAacccctctcatctctggaatcaacctcctctgcaccccctccaaagccagtccgaGCTTCCTTGAGtacggagaccagaactacacacagttctccagatgtggcctcactgggaccttgtacagttgcagctgaacctccctgctcctaaattccatcccAAGTTCTCAGATGCCAGGATATTTCCTCCTGTTACCCCGATGCTGAGGTGAAACGCCATGGGCCTAGTGGTTGGCAGGGATCTGCTCCTCATCGCACCTAGAGTTCAGGGACCCCTCTGACAGGAACAGCTCAACTGGTAGAGCACTCTCCCACTGCTCCAGAGACCACTCCACCCCCCCAACTCAATGCAGAAATccagtgctgcctgtgtggagtttgcacgctctctcCTCCTCTACCCCAAAAGCATGCAGGTCACCAGGTCCCacctcctgggtgtcaacatctccgaggatctgtcccagATCCTCCGTGAcaatgcagtcacaaagaagttTGCCAACAGCTGTACTTGGTGAGGTGTCTGacgagattcggtacatcaccaaaAACCGctccaggtggaccatggagtgcacgctggccggttgcatcacagcttggtacagaggaaccaactctcaggaccagaatgaactccagagggttgtgaactcgaccTGTGACCAcagggcatcagacttcactccatggaggacGTCTACATGAAGCGGGGTTTCAAGAAAGCAgagtctatcctcaaggaccccaccacccaggccagaccctcttcactctgctaccatcagggaaaaggactaggagcctgaagtcgagcacccagcagcacaaggacggcttcttctccccgccatcagattcctgaataatcaatgaaccaaagacacggcctcacttttcatccactgttattgttatttttatagtaatgttgtaagatggttataatatgaatgtttcctctgtgacgctgccacaaaacagtgaatttcatgacgataaattctgattcaggtcAGGGAAGTGGTGGGGGGTTGATGGGCAAATGAGGGGGAATAGGAATGGAACTGCTGGGATTGCTCTAAGGGATAGAAGAGAGTGGATGGGCCAATGGTCCCAACCTTGTATTCTTGCAACAGGTCCTACGTGAAGTTTAAGAAACCGGCAGAGGTTCCACTAAATCTGCTGCTTGGCGAGTTTGCCGGACCGTTGCAGTTCATCATATGGAGACGGATGTTCAACGTGATCAGTCCAGGTGAGTGTGTCCTGCTTGTGGCAAAACAGCGGCTCGAGCTCAACATATACGTTTTTAAATTGTGTGGCATGGTCAGCGCCTCTCTGTGACAGCGCTGACAATCCGGGCTTCGAATCCCACatggtctgcaaggagtttgcacactctccccatgtccacgtgggttttccccgggggctctggttacctccctccattcaaaatgtactggggatttgtaggtcaattgggcagcacgggctcaagggccagaagagcctgttaccgagctgtatgtctgcattttgtaGAGAAGGCCTTTCCACCCCTTGACCACTCTCTGATATTGGGATCATGGCTTGATCTTCCAACTCGGCTCCATTTCCCAGAACTTTATCCTCTCTGTTTGGGATGGATTTAGTCACTGAAACTGTGTAGAGAGAggatatttctcctcatctccctaCTAAATACCCTGCCTCCCAACCCCACCATTATTCTGGGACTCTACAAACCTTCCCTCCACTGCGCTGGGAGTCTcagtgagatctcctctcattcttctgaacgccGACCCCTCTCTAAACTCTGGAGAGGGGCAGTTCCAGTCTACTCCGCACTTTCTAAATGGCTCAACCCTAGAACTGGTCTTGTGAATCCCTGCCGCACTCCCACCGAGGCCATGGTTTTTTCCACTCACAAAGCACCTTAAGTACATCCCTTGCTCACCACAGAGCACCTGGAACATCCgacgccattggtgctctgtgctgAGCAAGGGATGTACTTAAGGTgccttgtgagtggaaagaaggtggttgagaacctctgctctaagGCAAGAACTCCCATTTTAAATGAAGGATGAAATATGTGTGGAGTAACGCATGGTCTCATCGAGGCCCTGTACAATTGCAAGAAGACCTGTTTACTCTCTGCTCAAATACTCCCCGTACTAAAGACAACACGGTTAGAGCAGTGCTGttccagcaccagtgacccaggttggaatcctgtgctgtcagagaggagtttgcacgttctccccgtgtctgcatgggttttccccgggggctccaatttcctcccaccgttcaaaacatgctggggttgtaggttattggTTGTAATTGTGCGACACGGTCTTGTGGGCCGGAAtgacctgttaccgagctgtacgCCTACATTTCAAAAGTAAAATTCCAATTGCCTGCTGCACTGGCAGGTTGCCCAGTGTACGAGCCTGCCAAAGCTCACAAGGTCACAAGATATCAGGGCAGAGAAGGCCCATCGAGTCCACCCCGCCATtctaccatgagctgatccaccctCCCACTTAGTCTCACACCCCGACCTTCTCCCCgtgacccttgatgccctgactaatcaaatccctgtcgatctctgccttaaacacacccaaaaaCCTCACTTCCACAACCGTCcaaggcaacaaattccatagactcACGACCTcctggataaagaaatttctccgtgtccctgttttaaattgatgcccttttatcctgaagttgtgccttcttgtcctggactccccaaCCGTGGGAAACATCCTGGCCACATCTACtccgtccaggcctttcaacattctaaatatctctatgaggttcccccttatccttctgttcAACAAGACAATCCAAGGGCTGATAATCATTcttcatacactaaccctttcattcctggtatcattctagtaaatccctGTCCAACGCTAgcttgtcttttctcaaatacggtgcccaaaactgtatccAGTTCTCCACGTGAAGTTCTGCTCAATCAATGCTTTCTGAACTGGGGAGGGAGGATCATTAGATAATGTAATGGTGGAGATGGTTGACTGTTAAAAAGGTCAGGGGCATGTGGGGAGGTGGGCCTGAGGGCTAGAAGAGGGCTGAGGGGCTGGGCGGCCTGTCGCTACCTCACTTGTTGTTGtcttgctccccccccccccaccctggcagTGCCTGCCGTCCTGACGCTGGAGCCCAGCACGGCCCACCCCGAGCTGCTCATCTCCGATGACCTGCGGAGCGTGCGGCTGAGTGACACATGGCAGGAGCTGCCCGACAACCCCGAGCGCTTCGATGACTGCGTCAGCGTGCTGTCTGCCCAGGGCTTCGACTCGGGCCGCCACTACTGGCAAGTGGAGGTGGGCAACAAGACCATGTGGGACGTGGGTCTAGCCAAGGAGTCGGTCAACCGCAAGGGTAACATCATCCTGTCGCCCGAGGATGGCTTCTGGACCATATGGCTGCGTAATGGCAATGAGTACGAGGCCCTGTCCACCCCATCGGCCTTCCTATCCCTCCGCACCAAGCCCAAGACCATAGGGGTTTTCTTGGACTACGAGAAGGGTCAGGTCTCGTTCTACAATGCCGACGACATGTCTGTTATCTACACCTTCACCGACTGCTTCAGCGAGAGACTCTTCCCCTACTTCAGTCCCGGTGAGGGAGATGGCGGCAAGAACACGGAGCCCCTGAAACTCTGTGGCCTTCGCTTGTAGACTTCCCTGGAGCCTCTATATTTTTCAGAGCGGATATTATACCCCTGGCGTGGATATTTTGATACAGTATTGTGCAAAAgaacttcctctctcccccaacaAAGGCGTGGTTTCGATAACAGTGTCAGGCTTTCAGTGGACGTGGGTGTGGCGAATAATCTCTTGAAGAAACTGCAGCCCTGTACAGTTCAACTGCTTCGGTGGAGATGTGAAAGTGACCCCACTCTCCCTTGACGATCATCAACCTATGATAGACCATTTCCCCGTCTCTCTGCTCTCCCATCATGGTTCATTTTGTGCTTGTAATTCGCATTGTTTCTTCCATGGTCTCTGCCCCATCACCACCCACTCCCTGCCATTCAACTCAgtccctcaaccccccccccatcttccatAAATACCCTGTGTCATCAATCCTTTCTCCCCCTGCCTTGTACCCCAATTGACCACCTTCCCTCCTCTGatcccctctcccatccatctgcACCAGCTTCCTCTCCCCGAACCCTAACGCCACTGCCAACCCCTTCCCTTACTCTCACCGCCTCATCACTGCTTCTCCCCTGGCCCCAACCCCAGCATCAGCTCTCCCCCAAGCCTCTAACTCTCCACCTAAAACCccatggcaccccccccccccatttccagCCAATTTCCCACCTGTAACCTCCACACCTTTCCCAACCTCATCAATACGTCCACCTTTACCCCATACTCCAGTCCCCACACATCATCCCCTTGTACACTTCAACCCCCAACCCAGATGTTCCCCCACCTGCTCCTGGCAATGGGGGAGGTATTGGTGTGAGCGGAGACAGGTTACGTGCTGCTCTGTGGGGCCTCCCTCTTGGTTCCTTGCAAgctatggggggggggaaatggggtcCAACCACAGAGGGGGGACCCCTCCATCTCATGACCAGTGGTTCGTGAGCTGACAGACCTTGGACATGAAATtggttcccctctcccctgaatgTTGTGGACCCTTTCCCAGCTACGGAGAAAAATCTTAGCACCCATTGAATTTCACAACGCGCTGGTGGGAAGTGGGCTCCCTTTAGCCAGCAGAgtcagtggagggggggagggggaagtaaTGGACCAGGTGTTTAGTGAGACGGTTAGGACGTGTGTGGACGTTACGAGTCTGTGCTAGATTGAGGCGTTTCATGAGATTTCTCCAGTGAAACAGGAGCAATAATGAACACCTATTTCCATGTTGCATCCTGGCCAAGAAACCTCATTTGCCCTCATGTCCATGATGTGAAGAGTTTCTGGTTGGGCCTATAATGAACCATTTCTTCAAGCAGCGTGGAGACTATGTTTGCGATGATGTTTAGGAAAGTCCAGAGGAATTCTCAAGTTCCAACAATAATATTCCATCCCCCACAACATGCCCTCAGGAAGCCCCCACTTGTACTCACCTTCCCTTCCAATGCATTCAACTCAAGATCCACGGTCTTGTAAACCTTATTTACAAAGTCTTCCACGACCTTTTCTTTGGAAGCAGATCTGAAATCTCACGTGCCGATCCCTGTCAGCCAGATTTAGAAATCAGATGGAGGGGCTGGAATGCACTGGCAGGTAAGATTGCAGCCTTATAACCCAGCCCTTCCAACCCCAGATTTTCGTTTACCCCACCCCAAACTTCAGGCTGCCATCAGTCAGCACTGATGTTGTTTCACCTCATAACAGTTTACAGCCGGAGCTGTTCTTCAGTCATTGTTGCTGTTATTGTCAGTCTTCATCAGGGAAAGTGTCAGGTCAAGAGACACTATCTGGAAGTTGAGGTCACGTGGGACCCACAGACATTTCACTCATGGGCCGGGGATGCCAGGGTGGGCGGATGCTTAGTTTGGATCGAGGTTTTCTGGTGgatggccagcgcctgtttcccagggcaggaatgacTGTACATAATGAAGGGAagggagtttaggggagacgtcagggttaCGGTTTTTATACTGAGAGTCGTGGGGGcttggaatgcctttccaggagtgatggtggagtctggaacattaggggcatttaagaaactcttagacagtcaTACAGATgggaaggaaaatagagagttatggggtagggaggggttagtatttttttggtaagttctatgggtcggcacaatgtcgtgggctgaagagcctgaactgcgctgtagtgttctatgttccacaGTGAGCAAACAGTAGTTCTcaccctttctctttccactcacataacaccttaagtaacCACATTAAGAATCCATATCTACCTTTATcgatacccttcataattttatacgtttcgagaagattcccctctcattcttttaaatcccAGCGagaacagtcccagacgactcaatctctcctcataggccaacgccctcatttctggaatcaacctggtgactctcctctgcaccccctccaaagccagtacatttaGGGTgtcacggttagcgcaacgttgCTACAGTGCCaccaactggggttcaaatcccacgctgtccatgaggagtttgtacattctccctatctctgcgtggggtttccccaggggatGGGTCTGGTTTGTTCCCACCATTCAAcgtgtaccggggatgtaggttaattgggtgtaaattgggcagcatgggctcgttggccagaagggcctattactatgttttacttttttaaaaaaaaagtgagccacagtttctcaagtaaggagaccagaactgcagaagatctcaggcctgaaacgtcggttctaaATCTTTACCCCCATGAATGGTgtgagaccggccgagttcctcccgCATTTCTATGTGTTGTAGACCTCTGTGTCTGGTTCCCCTGAAGACGTCCCAGGGCCTGATGTACCATCCACTGGGCACTCTCCTCCTGTCTGGATGGGTGCATGTCCAtcaaactcctcctccatccAGGGCTAAACAGCCTCTTGTTTCTTggcattccccgcctctgccctGATCTCTCAGCCCAGCCACCACCGGGTGCATGTTGACTGCAGTGTGACCCTCCGACAAAATGTGTCGCACTTTCCCACCCAGTTGCTCCCGGGCCCCACCACCTCCTCGAGTTCCCCAGCAAGTCATGCACCATCTTGGAGATCTATTGTCAGTCTGACATCATTCCTGGGTCCAAATCCTGGAGGTGCCTCACCAACAGCTTCATCGGATGGACCTCAATGCTTCCAGatcaccaccatcttctcaagggcaaGTAGGGATTGGCAATAAATGCCAGCCttgacctcattacaggaaggatgtggcagctgtggagagggggcagaggagattcaccaggccgTTGCATGGATTTGAAAATGTGTCCTACGAGGCTAGGTTGGCAAAgctggacttttctctctggagcgaagaaggatgagaaaggaaaattaatagatatctacaagattctgagaggcatgggTAAGGTGGATggccaacacctgtttcccagggcaggatcagcaaacaccagatgacatctgtacaaagtgaagggagggaagtttaggggaaatgtcagggatagatttttacacagagagttgtgggtgcctggaattcctttcCGGGGATTAAGGTGGAGGATAGGACATTAGGGACGTTCAatagacaggctcatggatggaagaaaagtagagggtcacacagtggggagggtttattttctttcataggaatatgtaggtcagcacaacatcccaggtcgaagggcctgtaccatcTGTAGTCTATGTTATAAATATCTGATGGGGAGGGAAGGTTCCGTGGCTGCAAATGAACCATAACATCGGGAGACTCAGCTCACAGGGGGCCTCAGTTGTTTGGACGTGGCGTCTGGGCTTGCAACCCTGACCAGGAATGTACACTAGCCCCTGATGCCAAGGCTAGGGAGATCACTGAGGGGTGGCAGAATATTCTGTAGAGGGAAGGCTGGATCCCCAAACCCATAGGTTGAGGAAGGGATGGGGCAGATTTACTAATCGTAGGATCGCAAAGGAATTGAAACGTTTTATTATCATATGGTACAGTAAAAAGCTTCATTTTATGCACTGTCCAATCAGGTCAGCTCATACAGGAGGTTGTTCAATAACAACACAGTGTAGTGGACAGTTTtacattacactggacaatgaagattttgcttcctgaacatttttgggtgtattttatggattttgagctgctgatcacgaaaatcaccttaaaaatttcctatcacacaccatttttagatataacctatttttgtgatttcatctTGTATTTTAAGGCTACTATTGCCATTTCAGTCTGTCCAAGCCTGCCTggacatgcactcagtgcaggtgttaTGCAAATGTAGTCTTAGGCCTGGacctgcttagtcaggatagatgcagacgggctataaaagcagctcacatgtacagatgctgtgcattacattgattatagattgaatgcatgttgatgctcatgttcttcaggcaatgtGACAGGGAGTGTAGTTAACACAAGCATTTATGGTCTTTGGGAAGATTCAGTACCGTAGAAAAGTCTCGAAAATGCCCAACAGCTGCGAGACATCCTGTTACATTTGTGGGGAGTGTTCGCTTAAAGCTCGAGGACGCAGCCTGACTGCACTCACTAAGAAAGCCAACAAGCTCTCTTCGGTGGTAAAAttagtgaccaagacaaacccctgggctcctcacacatgcagtcaacctgagagcatcgtcatgcgattaaacatgctaaattcaataaaaattaatttaatgtttccccaacttcagcaaatctgaaataatctttgtgttcagcttgacgcTGTCTATCAGAATCCTCAATTTTTATTCGGGAAGCAAATCTTTCAAAAGAATTGTTGCCCAGTGTTGAGGTGGGAGTATCTGACCAATATCACTGTAATGTGCTATTGAAAGCAACTGAACCCGGGGCTAGGAAGGTGCACAGGGGTGGGGGGAACCTTTGAATCCCTGGGGTGTTGGACCTAGTTAGACAGGAAGGTGGGATGGTCATACAGGGTGCATTCTAAGAGAGCCAAGAGCCACATCTTGGCAAAAGACCCAGCAGGAGAATGGAGCGAAGGTTCGGAAAGGTtcggaaggtggggaggggggggtgggggtggaattaTTGCCCAAGCTTGACAAGGTCGATCATGGCAGTTCAGGAACTGAAGTGAACGCAGCTCAGATAAtcacacctcctcccctccccccccctcccccgtgaCCTTCATTCCAGTGCATGGAGGAGCGAAAggagaggtgatgggggaggggagtttgATTCCAGGGCTAGAGGTGGTGGAGTGGAGGGGAGATGGGAGTGGCAGGGACAGTGGAGTAGAAGGGACAGGAGAGATGGGAGTGGCGGGGACGGCAGAGTGGAGGGGACAGGGGAGATGGAAGTGGCGGGGACgggggaatggagggaagggggaatggatgggagggagatggtggtggggggtggtggaggggagggggaatggaggggtagggagggagtggagggggaactTTCTTTGATCAGCCCGCTCTCCATGTCTCCAGAATGTTCCATTTTCAGACCCACCAGCTGTTCCCGATTCTTTTCCTTGAAAATGGGTTATATTTAAAGGCAGTTGCTTTGCGTTGGATGAGGCCTCTGCTCTGCCCTCACAGTTCATGCTGGACAGATAGTGACAGGATCCAGGCTTCGATCACAGAGATAGGGACTGAACCCAGCAGCTGACCCTTGAGACCCATCTACGCTACGCTCCAGCATGTGGGCTGTCGCCTTATGGAGTCAAATACTCAACACTTCCTGCATCTGATGGTCTAAGCCTCCAGCACCCCTCAGGCAGTGTGGTCCAGTTCCAACTTTCATCTAAACACAAGAACACAATAAACAGGAGTAGGAGGCGGccgtttggcccatcgagccctgctccttcattcaatgagatcatggctgatctgatgaggcttatctccacccacctgcattttcccctaacccttaattcccctgactatgtaaaaatcaacccaaccttgtcttaaatatatttactgaggtcacctccactgcttcaacaggcagtgaattccacagattccccccacccctcctcatctccgccctaaatctactcccctgaatcttgagccgatatcccttagttctggtctcccccacttaaaggaacaacttacccacctctattttatccatgcctttcataattttctaatattccctctcactcttctaaatCCCAGTGAGTGCAGTCACAGACGACTCCATCTCTCCtcgtaggccaaccccctcatctctggaatcaacctcctctgcaccccttccaaagccagtccat
Above is a genomic segment from Narcine bancroftii isolate sNarBan1 chromosome 2, sNarBan1.hap1, whole genome shotgun sequence containing:
- the LOC138754647 gene encoding zinc-binding protein A33-like isoform X1, with protein sequence MYSSNALIDPSGSRAHADQFHPINLQPPVLFEGWEEIGAPLGKTHADTGRTYKLLTDSRGLEPPVPITGAVTVMDQPGCPQMSPPDELSCLHAQIRLDCDKLEKSLSFLQQQMEEVFRSQNAEEANMLKLKKMAESLGHNIAAEFTSLHQFLNDEEQQMKGRLREDVEKISHQLRENLQRITEKRASIECTIVEIQERLNVQETAFLADVKSLIERSYVKFKKPAEVPLNLLLGEFAGPLQFIIWRRMFNVISPVPAVLTLEPSTAHPELLISDDLRSVRLSDTWQELPDNPERFDDCVSVLSAQGFDSGRHYWQVEVGNKTMWDVGLAKESVNRKGNIILSPEDGFWTIWLRNGNEYEALSTPSAFLSLRTKPKTIGVFLDYEKGQVSFYNADDMSVIYTFTDCFSERLFPYFSPGEGDGGKNTEPLKLCGLRL
- the LOC138754647 gene encoding zinc-binding protein A33-like isoform X2; amino-acid sequence: MEEVFRSQNAEEANMLKLKKMAESLGHNIAAEFTSLHQFLNDEEQQMKGRLREDVEKISHQLRENLQRITEKRASIECTIVEIQERLNVQETAFLADVKSLIERSYVKFKKPAEVPLNLLLGEFAGPLQFIIWRRMFNVISPVPAVLTLEPSTAHPELLISDDLRSVRLSDTWQELPDNPERFDDCVSVLSAQGFDSGRHYWQVEVGNKTMWDVGLAKESVNRKGNIILSPEDGFWTIWLRNGNEYEALSTPSAFLSLRTKPKTIGVFLDYEKGQVSFYNADDMSVIYTFTDCFSERLFPYFSPGEGDGGKNTEPLKLCGLRL